The window ATATTTTGCGGCTTGTCGATGGGGGGCTATATCGGTTGGGAGTTCTGGAGGAAACATCGGCAGCGTCTGGCGGGGCTGATTCAGTGCGACACCCGCGTCATTGCCGACATGCCGGAGGTCGCCAAAGGGAGACGAATTCTGGCAGCCAGGGTTCTGGCCGAGGGCTCGAAAGTATCGGCCGATGCGATGCTGCCGAAGCTATTCGGCCCACAGACTCCGCAGCAGCAAGCCCACCTGCTCGACTCGGTTCGACGGATGATCGAGAGCAATTCCCCCGCCGGCATTGCCGCCAGTTTGGAAGGCCTGGCGGTGCGGCGAGATGCTCGCGAATTGCTGTCGCAAATCGACCTGCCGACGCTCGTTCTTGTGGGCGAATACGATGCGATTTCGACCCCGGACGAAATGCGAGGAATTGTCGCGGCGATTCCGAACGCGGAATTCGTCGAAATTCCCGATGCCGGGCACCTTTCAACGTTGGAGAATCCGCTGGCCGCAAATACGGCGATCGAGAAATTTCTTACCAGTCATTTGT is drawn from Pirellulales bacterium and contains these coding sequences:
- a CDS encoding alpha/beta fold hydrolase, yielding MKHLRIADFSMAVVDRGKGATLLLVHGFPLTHAMWQPQIEYFAEHFRVIAPDLPGFGESDAFVGVATMEHMADRLAALLDALEIRDRVIFCGLSMGGYIGWEFWRKHRQRLAGLIQCDTRVIADMPEVAKGRRILAARVLAEGSKVSADAMLPKLFGPQTPQQQAHLLDSVRRMIESNSPAGIAASLEGLAVRRDARELLSQIDLPTLVLVGEYDAISTPDEMRGIVAAIPNAEFVEIPDAGHLSTLENPLAANTAIEKFLTSHL